A single Leguminivora glycinivorella isolate SPB_JAAS2020 chromosome 25, LegGlyc_1.1, whole genome shotgun sequence DNA region contains:
- the LOC125239288 gene encoding gametocyte-specific factor 1-like: protein MYSTVVDPKPHQMMTCPYNKAHQVEHYRMHIHLQKCRKQYPKMPKVSCPLDATHVVNDAELDFHVSTCPKRFLFDTQKYLVEDEVVPRELPPVPVVQTDENWEEEASTSYVPDVSRKGPHIITKIKGATPSERRQARMEGVKNYRPMPSASE from the exons CACCGTTGTCGACCCCAAGCCTCATCAAATGATGACGTGCCCATACAATAAGGCACATCAGGTTGAGCATTATAGAATGCACATTCACTTACAAAAGTGCCGCAAGCAATATCCGAAAATGCCGAAAGTCTCCTGCCCGCTTGACGCTACACATGTAGTTAATGATGCTGAGTTAGAT TTCCACGTCTCAACATGCCCGAAGCGTTTCCtgttcgacactcaaaagtatTTAGTTGAAGACGAGGTGGTGCCACGAGAACTGCCGCCTGTACCCGTGGTGCAGACTGATGAGAACTGGGAGGAG GAGGCGAGCACATCCTACGTGCCAGATGTGTCTCGAAAAGGGCCTCACATCATCACTAAGATCAAAGGCGCTACGCCTTCCGAGCGCCGCCAGGCGAGAATGGAAGGCGTCAAGAATTATCGCCCCATGCCTTCCGCCTCCGAGTAA